A region of Solea solea chromosome 7, fSolSol10.1, whole genome shotgun sequence DNA encodes the following proteins:
- the fam131ab gene encoding protein FAM131A isoform X1, with translation MGCVSSKAPVVAIDGSLCVDWSAASSLSDLALLGNTRTRLVRRLIQTAPLGALDFSEVNADDTVEMLPKSRRALTIQEIAALARSSLHGISQVVKDHVTKPTAMAQGRVAHLIEWKGWCKPIDTQAALEPDFNSYSDLTEGEQEARFAAGVAEQFAIAEAKLRAWSSVDGDESNDDSYDEDFLPANEPSTQSTDVPSYPPYLKDLIHSHLCQHLGLRGPCCEGGSGSGEGGGSGEPSPTAGSPDTLCSSLCSLDEHHPLLRDLGGHHGTHSHSNVAELAAKILSALQGGEELLARLQRVGQSGPGGGDCVFHSLGGGGRGVRPCRGQDSPCFSMSYSETYLSPGEDDDTPCKDYENTVCQVEAEANGVEFPPNYDLRRRVSDVASSGVVSLDEEDEEEEDEERAGEPNNQ, from the exons TGGCGATTGACGGTTCGTTGTGCGTGGACTGGAGTGCTGCAAGCTCCCTGTCTGACCTCGCGCTTTTGGGGAACACGCGGACCCGCTTGGTGCGCAGACTGATTCAGACAGCACCTTTGGGCGCACTGGACTTCAGTGAG GTGAATGCTGACGACACCGTTGAAATGTTACCAAAATCAAGAAGAGCTCTTACCATTCAAGAGATTGCTGCATTAGCGCGATCCTCCCTGCATG GTATTTCCCAGGTAGTGAAAGACCATGTGACCAAGCCCACAGCAATGGCGCAGGGCAGAGTGGCCCACCTGATTGAGTGGAAAGGCTGGTGTAAGCCTATAGACACTCAAGCAGCCCTGGAACCAGACTTCAATTCTTATTCTGATCTTACTGAGGGAGAACAGGAGGCACGATTTGCTGCTG GTGTGGCAGAGCAGTTCGCTATCGCAGAGGCGAAGCTGAGAGCCTGGTCCTCTGTGGATGGTGACGAGTCCAACGATGACTCATATGATGAAGACTTTCTGCCTGCCAACGAGCCTAGCACACAGagcacag ATGTGCCCTCATATCCTCCCTACTTGAAGGACCTAATCCACAGCCATCTTTGCCAACATCTAGGTCTACGAGGTCCCTGCTGCGAGGGTGGAAGTGGAAGTGGCGAGGGAGGTGGCAGCGGAGAGCCGTCCCCCACGGCAGGCTCCCCAGATACCCTGTGCTCCAGCCTCTGCAGCCTGGATGAGCACCACCCACTGCTGCGTGACCTGGGCGGCCACCATGGCACCCACTCCCACAGCAATGTCGCCGAGCTTGCTGCAAAGATCCTGTCAGCACTGCAGGGAGGGGAGGAGCTGTTGGCCCGACTGCAGAGAGTGGGGCAGAGTGGGCCCGGTGGGGGGGACTGTGTATTCCACAGCTTGGGCGGAGGTGGGCGGGGCGTTAGGCCCTGCAGGGGTCAGGACTCTCCTTGCTTCTCCATGTCTTACTCCGAGACGTACCTGTCACCAGGGGAGGACGACGACACCCCCTGCAAGGACTATGAGAACACCGTGTGCCAGGTGGAGGCAGAGGCAAATGGGGTGGAGTTCCCGCCGAACTACGACCTACGCCGGAGGGTCTCTGACGTGGCCTCCTCTGGTGTGGTGTCActtgatgaagaggatgaagaagaggaagatgaagagaggGCAGGAGAACCAAACAACCAATGA
- the LOC131463046 gene encoding heat shock protein beta-7-like isoform X1: MHQDVIKTHHKNSWAVTERSVKGYYTSSAMASLTSSSRRSSSSYRSSSRYSTSSSYRSEGSSDCLDCLFEPFLDSADHSSLFGEEGPGGPDCLAPFTRQNRSSYGHTAPMCGAVTGRQSGTGGSVCCLGDSYYISADVSQLEPHDIVVMAYNHHVVIHAQKVLDDGSVSDTFTHKSLFPEDMDPLSVSGSLKTDGTLVVSAQRTAALSGHEPASVPTYRTEAHL, translated from the exons ATGCATCAGGACGTTATAAAAACCCACCACAAAAACTCCTGGGCAGTAACTGAGAG AAGTGTGAAAGGATACTACACATCCTCCGCTATGGCTTCTCTGACATCCTCCAGCCGCAGATCTTCATCATCTTACCGCTCGTCGTCGCGGTACAGCACCTCCAGCTCCTACCGCTCTGAAGGATCATCCGATTGTCTAGACTGTCTATTTGAGCCATTTCTGGACTCTGCAGATCATTCCAGCCTGTTTGGAGAAGAAGGCCCCGGAGGACCTGACTGCTTGGCCCCATTTACCAGGCAGAACAGATCCTCATATGGACACACTG CACCTATGTGTGGCGCTGTGACAGGTCGCCAGAGCGGCACAGGAGGCAGCGTGTGTTGCCTGGGAGACAGCTACTACATATCAGCTGATGTCAGCCAGTTAGAGCCGCATGACATCGTGGTGATGGCCTACAACCACCATGTTGTCATTCACGCCCAgaag GTGTTGGATGACGGCAGTGTCAGTGACACTTTTACCCATAAGTCCCTCTTCCCAGAGGATATGGACCCCCTGTCAGTCAGTGGGAGCCTCAAGACTGATGGTACTCTGGTGGTCAGCGCTCAGCGGACTGCAGCGCTCAGTGGACACGAGCCTGCCAGTGTTCCCACCTACCGCACTGAAGCTCATCTGTGA
- the fam131ab gene encoding protein FAM131A isoform X2 gives MGCVSSKAPVVAIDGSLCVDWSAASSLSDLALLGNTRTRLVRRLIQTAPLGALDFSEVNADDTVEMLPKSRRALTIQEIAALARSSLHGISQVVKDHVTKPTAMAQGRVAHLIEWKGWCKPIDTQAALEPDFNSYSDLTEGEQEARFAAGVAEQFAIAEAKLRAWSSVDGDESNDDSYDEDFLPANEPSTQSTGLRGPCCEGGSGSGEGGGSGEPSPTAGSPDTLCSSLCSLDEHHPLLRDLGGHHGTHSHSNVAELAAKILSALQGGEELLARLQRVGQSGPGGGDCVFHSLGGGGRGVRPCRGQDSPCFSMSYSETYLSPGEDDDTPCKDYENTVCQVEAEANGVEFPPNYDLRRRVSDVASSGVVSLDEEDEEEEDEERAGEPNNQ, from the exons TGGCGATTGACGGTTCGTTGTGCGTGGACTGGAGTGCTGCAAGCTCCCTGTCTGACCTCGCGCTTTTGGGGAACACGCGGACCCGCTTGGTGCGCAGACTGATTCAGACAGCACCTTTGGGCGCACTGGACTTCAGTGAG GTGAATGCTGACGACACCGTTGAAATGTTACCAAAATCAAGAAGAGCTCTTACCATTCAAGAGATTGCTGCATTAGCGCGATCCTCCCTGCATG GTATTTCCCAGGTAGTGAAAGACCATGTGACCAAGCCCACAGCAATGGCGCAGGGCAGAGTGGCCCACCTGATTGAGTGGAAAGGCTGGTGTAAGCCTATAGACACTCAAGCAGCCCTGGAACCAGACTTCAATTCTTATTCTGATCTTACTGAGGGAGAACAGGAGGCACGATTTGCTGCTG GTGTGGCAGAGCAGTTCGCTATCGCAGAGGCGAAGCTGAGAGCCTGGTCCTCTGTGGATGGTGACGAGTCCAACGATGACTCATATGATGAAGACTTTCTGCCTGCCAACGAGCCTAGCACACAGagcacag GTCTACGAGGTCCCTGCTGCGAGGGTGGAAGTGGAAGTGGCGAGGGAGGTGGCAGCGGAGAGCCGTCCCCCACGGCAGGCTCCCCAGATACCCTGTGCTCCAGCCTCTGCAGCCTGGATGAGCACCACCCACTGCTGCGTGACCTGGGCGGCCACCATGGCACCCACTCCCACAGCAATGTCGCCGAGCTTGCTGCAAAGATCCTGTCAGCACTGCAGGGAGGGGAGGAGCTGTTGGCCCGACTGCAGAGAGTGGGGCAGAGTGGGCCCGGTGGGGGGGACTGTGTATTCCACAGCTTGGGCGGAGGTGGGCGGGGCGTTAGGCCCTGCAGGGGTCAGGACTCTCCTTGCTTCTCCATGTCTTACTCCGAGACGTACCTGTCACCAGGGGAGGACGACGACACCCCCTGCAAGGACTATGAGAACACCGTGTGCCAGGTGGAGGCAGAGGCAAATGGGGTGGAGTTCCCGCCGAACTACGACCTACGCCGGAGGGTCTCTGACGTGGCCTCCTCTGGTGTGGTGTCActtgatgaagaggatgaagaagaggaagatgaagagaggGCAGGAGAACCAAACAACCAATGA
- the fam131ab gene encoding protein FAM131A isoform X4 gives MLPKSRRALTIQEIAALARSSLHGISQVVKDHVTKPTAMAQGRVAHLIEWKGWCKPIDTQAALEPDFNSYSDLTEGEQEARFAAGVAEQFAIAEAKLRAWSSVDGDESNDDSYDEDFLPANEPSTQSTDVPSYPPYLKDLIHSHLCQHLGLRGPCCEGGSGSGEGGGSGEPSPTAGSPDTLCSSLCSLDEHHPLLRDLGGHHGTHSHSNVAELAAKILSALQGGEELLARLQRVGQSGPGGGDCVFHSLGGGGRGVRPCRGQDSPCFSMSYSETYLSPGEDDDTPCKDYENTVCQVEAEANGVEFPPNYDLRRRVSDVASSGVVSLDEEDEEEEDEERAGEPNNQ, from the exons ATGTTACCAAAATCAAGAAGAGCTCTTACCATTCAAGAGATTGCTGCATTAGCGCGATCCTCCCTGCATG GTATTTCCCAGGTAGTGAAAGACCATGTGACCAAGCCCACAGCAATGGCGCAGGGCAGAGTGGCCCACCTGATTGAGTGGAAAGGCTGGTGTAAGCCTATAGACACTCAAGCAGCCCTGGAACCAGACTTCAATTCTTATTCTGATCTTACTGAGGGAGAACAGGAGGCACGATTTGCTGCTG GTGTGGCAGAGCAGTTCGCTATCGCAGAGGCGAAGCTGAGAGCCTGGTCCTCTGTGGATGGTGACGAGTCCAACGATGACTCATATGATGAAGACTTTCTGCCTGCCAACGAGCCTAGCACACAGagcacag ATGTGCCCTCATATCCTCCCTACTTGAAGGACCTAATCCACAGCCATCTTTGCCAACATCTAGGTCTACGAGGTCCCTGCTGCGAGGGTGGAAGTGGAAGTGGCGAGGGAGGTGGCAGCGGAGAGCCGTCCCCCACGGCAGGCTCCCCAGATACCCTGTGCTCCAGCCTCTGCAGCCTGGATGAGCACCACCCACTGCTGCGTGACCTGGGCGGCCACCATGGCACCCACTCCCACAGCAATGTCGCCGAGCTTGCTGCAAAGATCCTGTCAGCACTGCAGGGAGGGGAGGAGCTGTTGGCCCGACTGCAGAGAGTGGGGCAGAGTGGGCCCGGTGGGGGGGACTGTGTATTCCACAGCTTGGGCGGAGGTGGGCGGGGCGTTAGGCCCTGCAGGGGTCAGGACTCTCCTTGCTTCTCCATGTCTTACTCCGAGACGTACCTGTCACCAGGGGAGGACGACGACACCCCCTGCAAGGACTATGAGAACACCGTGTGCCAGGTGGAGGCAGAGGCAAATGGGGTGGAGTTCCCGCCGAACTACGACCTACGCCGGAGGGTCTCTGACGTGGCCTCCTCTGGTGTGGTGTCActtgatgaagaggatgaagaagaggaagatgaagagaggGCAGGAGAACCAAACAACCAATGA
- the LOC131463046 gene encoding heat shock protein beta-7-like isoform X2 — MASLTSSSRRSSSSYRSSSRYSTSSSYRSEGSSDCLDCLFEPFLDSADHSSLFGEEGPGGPDCLAPFTRQNRSSYGHTAPMCGAVTGRQSGTGGSVCCLGDSYYISADVSQLEPHDIVVMAYNHHVVIHAQKVLDDGSVSDTFTHKSLFPEDMDPLSVSGSLKTDGTLVVSAQRTAALSGHEPASVPTYRTEAHL; from the exons ATGGCTTCTCTGACATCCTCCAGCCGCAGATCTTCATCATCTTACCGCTCGTCGTCGCGGTACAGCACCTCCAGCTCCTACCGCTCTGAAGGATCATCCGATTGTCTAGACTGTCTATTTGAGCCATTTCTGGACTCTGCAGATCATTCCAGCCTGTTTGGAGAAGAAGGCCCCGGAGGACCTGACTGCTTGGCCCCATTTACCAGGCAGAACAGATCCTCATATGGACACACTG CACCTATGTGTGGCGCTGTGACAGGTCGCCAGAGCGGCACAGGAGGCAGCGTGTGTTGCCTGGGAGACAGCTACTACATATCAGCTGATGTCAGCCAGTTAGAGCCGCATGACATCGTGGTGATGGCCTACAACCACCATGTTGTCATTCACGCCCAgaag GTGTTGGATGACGGCAGTGTCAGTGACACTTTTACCCATAAGTCCCTCTTCCCAGAGGATATGGACCCCCTGTCAGTCAGTGGGAGCCTCAAGACTGATGGTACTCTGGTGGTCAGCGCTCAGCGGACTGCAGCGCTCAGTGGACACGAGCCTGCCAGTGTTCCCACCTACCGCACTGAAGCTCATCTGTGA
- the fam131ab gene encoding protein FAM131A isoform X3 → MVLSALSQFSFKVNADDTVEMLPKSRRALTIQEIAALARSSLHGISQVVKDHVTKPTAMAQGRVAHLIEWKGWCKPIDTQAALEPDFNSYSDLTEGEQEARFAAGVAEQFAIAEAKLRAWSSVDGDESNDDSYDEDFLPANEPSTQSTDVPSYPPYLKDLIHSHLCQHLGLRGPCCEGGSGSGEGGGSGEPSPTAGSPDTLCSSLCSLDEHHPLLRDLGGHHGTHSHSNVAELAAKILSALQGGEELLARLQRVGQSGPGGGDCVFHSLGGGGRGVRPCRGQDSPCFSMSYSETYLSPGEDDDTPCKDYENTVCQVEAEANGVEFPPNYDLRRRVSDVASSGVVSLDEEDEEEEDEERAGEPNNQ, encoded by the exons GTGAATGCTGACGACACCGTTGAAATGTTACCAAAATCAAGAAGAGCTCTTACCATTCAAGAGATTGCTGCATTAGCGCGATCCTCCCTGCATG GTATTTCCCAGGTAGTGAAAGACCATGTGACCAAGCCCACAGCAATGGCGCAGGGCAGAGTGGCCCACCTGATTGAGTGGAAAGGCTGGTGTAAGCCTATAGACACTCAAGCAGCCCTGGAACCAGACTTCAATTCTTATTCTGATCTTACTGAGGGAGAACAGGAGGCACGATTTGCTGCTG GTGTGGCAGAGCAGTTCGCTATCGCAGAGGCGAAGCTGAGAGCCTGGTCCTCTGTGGATGGTGACGAGTCCAACGATGACTCATATGATGAAGACTTTCTGCCTGCCAACGAGCCTAGCACACAGagcacag ATGTGCCCTCATATCCTCCCTACTTGAAGGACCTAATCCACAGCCATCTTTGCCAACATCTAGGTCTACGAGGTCCCTGCTGCGAGGGTGGAAGTGGAAGTGGCGAGGGAGGTGGCAGCGGAGAGCCGTCCCCCACGGCAGGCTCCCCAGATACCCTGTGCTCCAGCCTCTGCAGCCTGGATGAGCACCACCCACTGCTGCGTGACCTGGGCGGCCACCATGGCACCCACTCCCACAGCAATGTCGCCGAGCTTGCTGCAAAGATCCTGTCAGCACTGCAGGGAGGGGAGGAGCTGTTGGCCCGACTGCAGAGAGTGGGGCAGAGTGGGCCCGGTGGGGGGGACTGTGTATTCCACAGCTTGGGCGGAGGTGGGCGGGGCGTTAGGCCCTGCAGGGGTCAGGACTCTCCTTGCTTCTCCATGTCTTACTCCGAGACGTACCTGTCACCAGGGGAGGACGACGACACCCCCTGCAAGGACTATGAGAACACCGTGTGCCAGGTGGAGGCAGAGGCAAATGGGGTGGAGTTCCCGCCGAACTACGACCTACGCCGGAGGGTCTCTGACGTGGCCTCCTCTGGTGTGGTGTCActtgatgaagaggatgaagaagaggaagatgaagagaggGCAGGAGAACCAAACAACCAATGA